In one Anticarsia gemmatalis isolate Benzon Research Colony breed Stoneville strain chromosome 9, ilAntGemm2 primary, whole genome shotgun sequence genomic region, the following are encoded:
- the LOC142975359 gene encoding phospholipid-transporting ATPase IF-like: MRQCGVLMYNWFARLCECIKSCFVFLCCFCCCCCYGNKVSAVEETRQIEVGAMVEGDKKKHNKIKTSKYTLLMFLPKNLSEQFRRVVNFYFLIVTVIAVFIDSPVSPFTSIAPLTFMVLVTALKQGYEDWLRHKADNKVNNQIVEIVHKGVIKEVRNSSIAPGTLVRVRRGKEVPADLVLLCSAGEKGKCFVTTANLDGETNLKTLRVPVPLVGYTPDILPTGMKIEVPHPVADLYTFYGRLEIPGLDSLPLTPDHLMLRGSRVKNTEWAIGCAIYTGEETKLALNSKYSGNKFSSCELAINGFLLFFILLLILEIFVSLATKMLIERRNPERDLYLGPGNPVPAPIGAILQDLFSFLLLYYYIIPMSLYVTIELYKFIGALFIGWDEELRCEETGRPAVANTSDLNEELGQVEVLFSDKTGTLTKNLMVFKACSIKGHVYEERDSKLYDTERFNEPVDTLQTDIKFFFTILALCHSVQISSEDMKKLSARLSVTGNLQLVNFFRRKKVKSAQNGVLDNVSWNSIINPNGSKMDYQASSPDEKALVEAADRVGVTFLGEEGNNMLLKVGENTEMYERLQVIEFTSERKRMSVILRDKDGKIWLFCKGAESSVFPLCKDTALIEDTNRDINTFANRGLRTLAVAYREISEEEYDKVTEAIKRLDGKSADALQQVTQQYRVLERQLILVGATGVEDCLQDDVADTLASLRRAGVKTWVLTGDKVETAINVAQSCAHISENDRRIFLIGVETDEALQAHLEECKRITHEPSYRDLTLIVDGASMSLVLDTPSAPAFVSISMMCNAVLCCRLSPIQKAKIVRLIKNSPERPITAAIGDGANDISMIQEAHVGFGIFGKEGHQAARSADFAFTKFSMIKKILLVMGHWYYQRLATLIHYFFYKNLVLGNIMFIFQIHTVFSTQSIFDSMYLTLFNLGFTSLPCLILSVTEQRWPSDLLLKNPMLYRDIRKNKLMSWPHFVAWCLSATYHSVVIYLFSDFMITSSVISVDGKTVDLWCFGAALFHLMMVIVSFKLWLQARYHTRMFVASIVLSLLAYVLFNTVYALVYLQIDGDVLGTYTRLLSSTSFWALNVLVVVACLSPDYVVRLVSDKWGRRQVDKTPAPHIFSTRL, encoded by the exons GGCAACAAAGTGTCAGCGGTGGAAGAGACGCGGCAGATCGAGGTGGGGGCGATGGTGGAAGGTGACAAGAAGAAACACAACAAGATCAAAACCTCCAAGTATACGCTCCTTATGTTCCTGCCCAAGAACTTGTCCGAGCAGTTCCGCAGAGTCGTCAATTTCTACTTCCTGATAGTCACTGTTATAGCTGTTTTTATTG ACAGTCCAGTCTCACCGTTCACGAGTATAGCTCCCTTAACTTTCATGGTGCTGGTGACGGCTCTCAAGCAAGGATACGAAGACTGGCTGCGACATAAAGCTGACAACAAAGTTAACAATCAGATAG TCGAAATAGTCCACAAAGGCGTAATAAAAGAGGTGCGGAACTCATCAATCGCGCCGGGCACATTAGTCCGAGTGCGTCGCGGGAAGGAGGTCCCGGCTGACTTAGTACTGCTATGTTCAGCGGGGGAGAAGGGCAAGTGCTTTGTCACTACAGCCAATCTTGATGGAGAAACAAACTTGAAGACTTTAAGAGTACCGGTACCGCTAGTTGGGTATACTCCAG ACATACTGCCCACTGGTATGAAGATAGAAGTGCCGCATCCTGTAGCAGATCTGTACACGTTCTACGGTCGGCTCGAGATCCCAGGGTTAGACAGTCTGCCGCTCACGCCCGATCATCTCATGCTGCGAGGCTCCAGAGTTAAGAATACTGAGTGGGCGATAGGATGTGCTATTTACACCG gCGAGGAAACAAAACTAGCGCTAAACTCAAAGTACTCAGGGAACAAGTTTTCATCGTGCGAGTTAGCAATCAATGGCTTTCTTCTCTTCTTCATATTGCTGCTCATCCTCGAAATCTTCGTCTCCCTCGCCACTAAGATGCTGATAGAACGACGGAACCCTGAGAGGGACCTTTATTTAGGACCAGGGAACCCCGTCCCGGCTCCCATAGGAGCCATTCTTCAAGATCTGTTTTCTTTCCtgctgttatattattatattattcctaTGTCGCTGTATGTTACTATTGAACTGTACAAGTTTATTG GTGCGTTATTCATCGGTTGGGACGAAGAGCTCCGTTGCGAAGAAACAGGCCGACCAGCTGTCGCCAACACATCAGACCTGAACGAAGAACTAGGCCAGGTGGAAGTTCTCTTCTCTGATAAAACAGGCACTCTTACTAAGAACCTGATGGTGTTCAAAGCGTGTTCTATCAAAGGACATGTGTATGAGGAGAGGGACTCCAAGCTGTATGATACGGAGCGGTTCAATGAACCCGTGGATACGCTTCAG ACAGACATCAAATTCTTTTTCACAATCCTCGCTCTCTGTCATTCGGTACAAATATCAAGCGAGGACATGAAGAAACTGAGCGCTCGACTCTCAGTCACGGGAAACTTGCAACTCGTCAACTTCTTCCGAAGAAAAAAGGTCAAATCGGCACAAAATGGCGTCTTGGACAATGTGTCATGGAATAGTATTATTAATCCTAATGGGAGTAAGATGGATTATCAAGCAAGCAGCCCAGATGAGAAGGCTTTAGTCGAAGCAGCTGATAGAGTTGGAGTGACTTTTTTGGGAGAAGAAGGGAACAATATGCTGCTAAAAGTTGGGGAGAATACGGAGATGTATGAAAGGTTGCAGGTTATTGAGTTCACGTCGGAGAGGAAAAGGATGTCCGTGATATTGAGGGATAAGGATGGGAAG ATCTGGTTATTCTGCAAAGGCGCAGAAAGCTCAGTATTCCCTCTATGCAAAGACACGGCTCTCATAGAAGATACGAACAGAGATATCAACACATTTGCCAACAGAGGTCTGAGGACACTCGCGGTGGCTTACAGGGAGATATCTGAAGAAGAGTATGATAAGGTTACTGAAG CAATAAAACGCTTAGACGGCAAAAGCGCAGACGCATTACAGCAAGTGACCCAACAGTACCGCGTACTAGAGCGACAACTTATACTAGTGGGTGCTACTGGCGTGGAAGACTGTTTACAAGACGATGTGGCCGACACGCTGGCATCACTGCGACGAGCCGGGGTCAAGACTTGGGTGCTCACTGGAGATAAG gtggAAACAGCAATAAACGTAGCACAATCCTGCGCACATATATCAGAGAACGACCGTCGTATATTCCTAATAGGCGTTGAAACAGACGAGGCGTTACAAGCCCATCTAGAGGAATGCAAGCGCATCACTCACGAGCCTAGTTACAGAGATCTAACACTCATTGTAGATGGCGCTAGTATGAGTTTAGTGTTGGACACGCCTTCTGCGCCCGCCTTTGTTAGTATTTCTATGATGTGTAATGCTGTTTTGTGCTGTCGGTTGTCGCCTATACAGAAGGCCAAG atAGTAAGACTAATAAAGAACAGTCCGGAGCGTCCGATCACAGCGGCAATAGGTGACGGCGCCAACGATATCTCCATGATACAAGAGGCGCACGTCGGCTTCGGAATATTCGGGAAAGAAGGACATCAAGCTGCCAG gtCGGCTGATTTCGCCTTCACAAAGTTCTCGatgataaagaaaatattactagTGATGGGACACTGGTATTATCAAAGATTAGCTACGTTAATACATTACTTTTTCTATAAGAATCTAGTCCTTGGAAATATAATG tttatatTCCAAATCCACACGGTGTTCTCGACGCAGTCGATCTTCGACTCCATGTACCTGACTCTGTTCAACCTGGGCTTCACCTCGCTGCCGTGTCTCATACTGTCCGTCACTGAACAGAGGTGGCCCTCGGATCTATTGCTCAA GAACCCAATGTTATACCGTGACATCCGCAAGAACAAGTTGATGTCGTGGCCGCACTTCGTGGCGTGGTGTCTGTCGGCCACGTACCACTCCGTCGTCATCTATCTGTTCTCAGACTTCATGATCACGTCGTCTGTCATCAGTGTGGATGGCAAGACTGTTGATCTTTG GTGTTTCGGCGCGGCGCTGTTCCACCTAATGATGGTGATCGTGAGCTTCAAGCTGTGGCTACAAGCGCGCTACCACACCAGGATGTTCGTCGCTTCTATCGTGCTCTCACTGCTGGCCTATGTGCTGTTTAACACTGTGTACGCGCTGGTCTATTT ACAAATAGACGGCGACGTACTAGGAACGTATACCCGCCTGCTCTCATCCACATCGTTCTGGGCACTCAACGTGCTAGTCGTGGTCGCATGTCTCTCACCTGACTACGTGGTTCGCCTAGTGTCTGACAAGTGGGGCAGAAGACAAGTCGATAAAACCCCTGCGCCACATATATTCTCTACTAGGCTATGA
- the LOC142975300 gene encoding transmembrane protein 126: MALYKGKEVPKDAVILDELEATQYIWNVVSDWENQSDVWALQYAPFVLGGINAVCGIMINRYYRQKLKLGTYGYIASVVPITAMPALLTSLFHRHLVTTDMLLMKKESCPICYELRSGAIQVGMGFAYPMVLGPLAALMYANRYNTARIPELTENPRIMFNFLRKITRPYTGTLTFMVLGQVAASSILTYFEMKNNFKLRGKIMEIEAKLIANEGNNDS, translated from the exons ATGGCGTTATATAAAGGGAAAGAAGTGCCTAAAGATGCTGTAATTCTAGACGAATTGGAGGCTACCCAGTACATTTGGAATGTTGTATCAGACTGGGAAAACCAATCCGATGT TTGGGCACTTCAATATGCACCATTTGTCCTTGGTGGGATAAATGCAGTCTGTGGCATTATGATAAATAGATACTACAGGCAGAAGTTGAAACTCGGCACTTATGGTTACATTGCCTCTGTGGTCCCTATAACAGCTATGCCTGCTCTTTTGACTTCATTGTTTCATAGACAT TTAGTAACAACAGATATGCTGTTAATGAAAAAGGAGTCCTGTCCAATATGTTACGAGCTGCGGTCAGGGGCCATACAAGTGGGGATGGGATTTGCATACCCCATGGTGTTGGGACCACTGGCTGCTTTGATG TACGCCAACCGCTACAACACTGCAAGGATACCAGAACTGACTGAGAATCCAAGAATCATGTTTAATTTCCTTAGAAAAATAACCAGGCCTTACACAGGAACCCTTACCTTCATGGTCCTCGGCCAGGTAGCCGCCTCATCAATATTAACATACTTTGAAATGAAGAATAACTTCAAACTAAGAGGGAAGATAATGGAGATTGAAGCTAAATTAATAGCGAATGAAGGAAATAATGATAGTTGA